The stretch of DNA GAGGCAGGACCTGATCCTGGTGCTTATGGTTTGAAGAAGAGCATCGCCGGCTCCAAACCCCAGAGTGTCATTGATAATCTTGAATCTGTTGATATCAAGAAGAAGAACGGACATGAGCGTCTGGTTGCGTTTTGCGTGGCTTACCATAAAAGAGAGACGGTCATGCAGAAGATGGCGGTTGGGGAGACTTGTCAGCGGGTCATAATAGGCATGGTTATTTATCTGGATATCTTTGTTAACATAACGGGTGATATCTGTAAATATCCCCAGGTACCCGTTCCTGGCACTCAGTGATCCGAGTGCTACAATTGTTAGCCACTGTGGATAGATTTCCCCGTTTTTACGCCTGTTCCAGATCTCGCCCTGCCATTTTCCGGTCTGTTCAAGCTGGAGAAAAAGATTTCTGTAAAAATCCTGATCGTGCTTGTCAGATTTCAATATCGATGGCTTTTTGCCGATAGCTTCCTCGGGAGTGTAGCCTGTTATGTGGGTGAAACCGGGGTTAACTTTTAAAATCCTGTATTGGCTGTCAGTAACAATAATTCCCTCGGAGACATTATGAAAAATTGCCCCCTCAAGATTGTCACCCTGATGTTTCGACTCACCGTTATCTAGTTTGTCAACCAGGCCCTGAAGTTCGAGACGAACTTGTTCAAGCTCGTCTATAATCTCTTGTTTTGTCTTTCTAATCGCCGGCATATCCAAATCTGTGAAAATATCCCAAATTCAGATTATACCATCAAAAAGAATCAGTATCAACTCCCAAAGTTTACGTAAGTGGAAAAAGTGCAAATCTTCTTCATACCTTCATACCCTCATACACTCGTTCCTTCGTATCCTCGACCCTTTACACCTCCACTCCAAACGTGTATTTTCATCAGGTAGTTATATTCAGGACCGGGTTTTTGCTTAGATGCGACATTTCATTCTGGTAATTCTGGCTCTTTCGGCATTGGTATTATTCTGCAGCCCCCCGGGGTGTGGATTTACTTCAAATAATCAGTACAGCCGGGAGAGTTTTTCCGGCAGAGATCTGGGTGACAGAACGATTGGGATGTGCCCTTTTTTAGGAATTGATGGAATTGACACAAGCGGTTCCTTAAAGCCTTACAGACAGTTAATAAATGCCAAAAAACTAAGGCGGGATCTGAAGTTTACTTCTGTCGAAGGGGTCGAAAACAAGATTATCGGCAAGCTGGGGCTTGAATCTCTTAAAATATTTTATGATAAGCTTTCTAAAAGCGATATGATCGCCCTTCAGACATCAGACTCTGTATGGAACGCAATTGAATGCGATTACTATCTTGTAAACAGGCTCAGGAGCGGTATCAGCATAAAATCATTTGATGGTGCATCACGTAAACGGCTCGAACTGGAAACAGAACTTTGGGATTGCAGGACAAAAGAACCGGTATGGCGTCAATCGGTAAGCGGAATATGTTCAGGCAGTGATGTCCATGATGTTGAATTTCTGAATCAGGCTATCTCCAGGATACTTGAGGAGATTCCAAAGGTGAAACCTGCTTACGACGACAGAAACTGGTAATAATGGCTGATACTGATGCTGGAGAGTACTGAAAGAATTGTAAAGATAGGCTTTAAACGGGATCCCAAAAAGGTTTTCGATGAGGTGGAAGCCGTAGCAGCAGAGATGATCAGACAGGGATGGTACTTAAAGGATACTTTAATAGAGGACGGACTCGCCTGTGTTCATCTCTTCTTCGAAAGGGAAATCGATAATGAGCTGCAGGGTAAATGAGTATTAAACCCTTTCTTTGTATTTAAAATTATGGTAATCTATTAAAAGGAAGATAAAGGCCAAAAACCTTTTCCCATAATTAAAAGTATAAAAATCATTTAATTCAAATAATCAAGGTCTGTGGTCGGAGGAGAAACAGCATGAAATATGAAATCGAAGAAAAGGGCCATTTCAAGATGATACGCATTATCGGCAATATTGATGTGGTCTCCAACAAAACTCTTGATGATGCAATATCCGGTATGATTGAACAGGGACATCATCACTTCGTTTTCAACCTTGAACGTACAACTTATCTGGACAGTTCGGGAATAAGCATATTTATACACTGCCTTTGCGATGTTCAGCAGAATAATGGCTCGGTGTATATAATTGCAGAAGATAATCAGGTCAGACGCGTTCTGGAGATGGTGGGTATAAACCGCCTTATCAAGACGTTTGATTCTGAGAAAGAATTTCTTGATGCGATGAAAGTCTCTGCATAGCAGGCGGATTCATCAAATTCAGGATAGAGAGTTTTATCTCGCTCTTGGTAATGGACCATGGGATCATGCACAGAGTAAAGCAGATGAAGAAAACTGACCAGCTACGGCAATCAGGCCTTTCTTCTCTGCTTATCCTGATAATCGGGTTTATTCTCGCTTGTATATTATTTTTCGGCTTTCTTGTAATCCGACATATCTCCCGAACCTATTCACCATCAATAGTAAACGCGGAAAAATACCTGAAGAGGGGCAAAATTAATGAAGCTTTTGCTCTTTCAGAAAGGATCGGTTCTGATCGGCCCGGGTATTTTCTTCTCAGGGGTAAAATCTGGCTTGCAGCAAGCATGAAAAAGCAGGACATTCAAAACTGGAGTGAGTACGGGCTTGACTGGGATAACTGGCTCAAGGGGGAGGAGATTGAGAATGCACTCAATGATTTCAAGGAGGCGATCAGGAGAGATCCCTCATCAGCAGAGGCCCGCTACTTTCTGGGAGTCATTTACAGGGAAAAGGGCTGGTTCGCTGAAGCGGAAAACCAGTTTGAGGAGGCATTGAGCCTCGATCCGAAAAATCTACAGATTACCCTGGGTATGGCATCCTTGCTTGTGAAGATGGACAGGTTAACGGAAGCAGAATCAGAACTCAGGGAAGCTTACGGTATAGCACCGGAAGATCCGGCGGTTTTAAAAAGCATGGCATTTCTCTACCGTTTTTACCTTCAGAAGCCTGACTCAGCACTGGTCTGGCTGAATCGGTACCTGAACCATGTCAAGGGTCGGGATCTTGACATCAATCTGGCGAAAAAAGAGTTTCAGGAACTGATAGAGCGCTACCCGGAATACGAACCATCTGAACCTCAAGACTGGAAAAAGAGAAAACCTCGCTTTATACCCCGCAGGTAACCTTTCTGATAAGAGTGTTGAGTGCCTGAGCTATTTCAACCAGTTTTGAAACATCCACGATTTCAGGATTGTCGTTTTTAGTATGGGTGATAGTCTGACTTTCCATATTGTCGACGAACCACTTTGAAGTAACTGCGACCGCTGGTCTCCCCATCTGTACAAATATGCTGTGATCACCCTGAGGCCATGGTGCTCCCTCACTGATACCTGGGTACTGCCTGTGGGGTTGGGTGTAGTTTGGTCATGATTTCATCAAGGAGGTGAATTGGCGATTTTAACTCCTTAAGTCACGATTTTACCCTGATGTGATTAAAGTAAAACTTTAACAGACTGAATGTACACCACTTAAAAAACGCATTTTACAATGCTTTGGCAGAAATCAGTGGCAGAGGATCTGAGCCAGGATTTCTTTATACATCCTGGACGAGCTTTTTCAGGCCAGATTTCTCAAAATTGACTATTATTTTGCTTGGAGCGCCGTGATCTTTGCCTACTACAATACCCTTTTTAAATTTCTTGTGCTGGATTGTCTCCCCAATTAAAAAATGACCTGTTGGGGAATAGGTCGGGATTGCTGTTTCATCTTCAGGTTTCTTCTGTTCGGCAAGATCTTTTCCTGAATAGCACATGGTTTTGTTGCATTTGGTGCAGTAGTATTCAAATGTGGAATTTCTGTCTAATGTTCTCCCATTCTCAGCGATGCTTCTGTCGAGTTGAGCCGGAGTGATTTTTTCACAAAAACGGCAGAAAAGCTCAAGTTCTTCAATAGGCGTGAAAATGGAAGCCATCAGAGAGATCTCCTTAACTACTGGTGAACGTGGTTTTCCGGGTTGGTTGTTATACCTAAATTACCTCTTGGGCCAGTGAAAATCAAATATTTAGGGGTTTTTTAATGTTCAAGGAAGAAATCTGGAAGAAACCACTGATTGTTTATCA from Fibrobacter sp. encodes:
- a CDS encoding diguanylate cyclase, yielding MPAIRKTKQEIIDELEQVRLELQGLVDKLDNGESKHQGDNLEGAIFHNVSEGIIVTDSQYRILKVNPGFTHITGYTPEEAIGKKPSILKSDKHDQDFYRNLFLQLEQTGKWQGEIWNRRKNGEIYPQWLTIVALGSLSARNGYLGIFTDITRYVNKDIQINNHAYYDPLTSLPNRHLLHDRLSFMVSHAKRNQTLMSVLLLDINRFKIINDTLGFGAGDALLQTISTRIRSCL
- a CDS encoding STAS domain-containing protein → MKYEIEEKGHFKMIRIIGNIDVVSNKTLDDAISGMIEQGHHHFVFNLERTTYLDSSGISIFIHCLCDVQQNNGSVYIIAEDNQVRRVLEMVGINRLIKTFDSEKEFLDAMKVSA
- a CDS encoding tetratricopeptide repeat protein, which codes for MKKTDQLRQSGLSSLLILIIGFILACILFFGFLVIRHISRTYSPSIVNAEKYLKRGKINEAFALSERIGSDRPGYFLLRGKIWLAASMKKQDIQNWSEYGLDWDNWLKGEEIENALNDFKEAIRRDPSSAEARYFLGVIYREKGWFAEAENQFEEALSLDPKNLQITLGMASLLVKMDRLTEAESELREAYGIAPEDPAVLKSMAFLYRFYLQKPDSALVWLNRYLNHVKGRDLDINLAKKEFQELIERYPEYEPSEPQDWKKRKPRFIPRR